The Candidatus Hydrogenedentota bacterium genome contains the following window.
GTGATATAGGGCCGGCCATAGGCGACGAGGTCGGCATGGCCATCGCGGATGGCGGCTTCGCCCTGCTCTTGCGTGTATCCGCAGTTGCCCATAAGCGTACCGCTGAAGCAGGCGCGGAATTCCCGCAGCGTCATCGGCTCGCCGAGATCGTGGAACCCAAAAGCGAGGCCGTCCATGATGTGGAGGTAGGCGAGGCCATAGCTATCCAGTTGCGATGCGGCATAGGTGAAGGTCTCGCGGAAGTCCGGCGAGCCCATGTCGTTGAAGACGCCGTTGGGCGAGAGGCGAAGGCCCACGCGGTTGGCCGGAAAAACGGTGATCACCGCGTCCGTCGCTTCCTTGAGAAAGCGGTAGCGATTCTCCAGGCTGCCGCCGTAGGCATCCGTACGGTGGTTGGTTTTCGACTGGAGAAACTGGTCGATGAGGTAGCCGTTGGCGGCGTGGATCTCCACACCGTCAAAGCCCGCCGCTTGGGCCCGCTCCGCCGCGCGCCGGTAGTCTTCCACGATACCGGGGATTTCCGCAAGTTCGAGCGCGCGCGGTGTTTCATAAGGCAGTTTGCCTTGTGGCGTATGGATGTAGTCGCCGTTGATCTTGATGGCCGAAGGCGCCACCGCCGGGGCGCCTTCGTGGAAGGCGCTGTGCGAGGCGCGGCCCATGTGCCAGAGCTGCAAGAATACGCGGCTGCCGGCCTTGTGGATCGCCTCCACCACCGGCGCCCAGCCCGCCTGTTGTTCGCCGGTGTAGATGCCGGGGGAGTCCACCCAGCCATTGGCCTGGGGTGAAATGGTGGTCGCTTCGGTGATGATAAGGCCGGCGTTGCTCCGCTGGCGGTAGTATTGGGCCATGAGCGCATTGGGCACGCGCGTTTTTCCGGCGCGGGCGCGGGTCATGGGCGCCATGACGACGCGGTTGCGCAGGGGCATTCCGGCGAGGTCATAGGGGGCGAGCAGGGGGTGATCGGTGTTTTCGGGCATCGGAGTCTCCTTATCGGTGAATTGTTTACATGTAATGTACACGGCTATTGGAATTTTGTCAAGCGGCGGGGCGCGGGCCTGGAGGCGACCGTGGGGAGCGAAGTGTGCGGGGCAGCCTCTGGCCGAAACGAGAGAGCGTTGAACCGCGAAGGGCCCAGGGCAGCCATTGGCCGCTACCAGGAATTGAGACCACGGATTACGCAGGGCCGCCTCGGGCCGCAACCAAGGAAATGATCACCACGAAGGGCGCGAAGAGAAAGAGAGACGAAGCTTTGACCGCAGAGAACGCAGAGAGCGCATAGGGTGATTTCTGGTATGCAGATGGATTGGGTGGATGAATGAGGGTGCGTTTTTGACCACGGATTACACGGATGACACGGATAGAAAAGCGTTCCGGTTGTTGAGGCCAGGCGGTGGCGGCGCGGATCTTTGGAAAACTCCTTCGTTGCGGCGAAAGGCTAGTCTATGTACTCCGCGGCCAATCAGGTTTCTCGTTGCTTGGATGCCTGGCTTCGGGCCTGGGTAAAGGCCGGCTTCATGAACTGAATCTCGGTTTCTTATTCGTGTCGTAATTCTTTAGCGGAATGAAGCAGGCTTGATTCCTCGACGAAAAAATCCCGCGCCGCAACGGAAGTGCGGACGAATGGGAGCGCGGGCGGCCCGCCCGCAACGCGCCGGAGGCGCGAGTCTGCTAATCAGCGGTAGTCCGGCTCCAATTGTCTCGCCGATCAAGTGTGCCGATATTGCAAATACGCCATGCACCTCCGGTGCATTGCAGGCGGGGACGCCTGCGCTCCCAGCCTTGCGCGCTCTCGTCGTAGTATCGCGGCATGACAAGAATGGGCTGGCGCTACTTCATACGGCTAAAGTATTACTTCGTGTCTATTCGTGTCCATTCGTGGTTAAACTGCCATTCAACTTCAGACCGCCAAAGTGTTACCCATAAAGAAAACGGCCCACGGGCGTCGGGTGCGCCCGTGAGCCGTTGCGGTTTCGATTGGGGCCGGGGTTTACATCCCTATGCCGCCGTCGACGCTGAGGGTGGTTCCGGTGATGTAACCGGCCTCGGGGGCGGCGAGGAAGGCGACGGCGAAGGCGATGTCTTCGGGGGTTCCGACGCGCTTCATGGGGATCTGTTCGGTGATGGCGGCGGTGGCCTTCTCGCCGAGCTCGGCGGTCATATCGGTGGCGATGTAGCCGGGCGCGACGACGTTGACCGTGATGTTGCGGCTGGCGACTTCCTGGGCGTAGGCCTTGGTGAAGCCGATCATGCCGGCCTTGGCGGCGGCGTAGTTGGTCTGGCCGGCCTGGCCGCGCAGGCCGACGACGGAGCTGATATTGATGATGCGGCCGTAGCGGGCCTTAAGCATGGACTTCGCGGCGGCGCGGCAGGCGTAGAAGGCGCCGTTCAGGTTGGTCTGGATGACCTCGTTCCACTGGTCGTCCTTCATGCGCATGAGGAGGCCGTCGCGGGTGATGCCCGCGTTGTTCACGAGGACCTGGATCGTGCCGAGGTCCTCGGTGACGCGATCGACGAGGGCGTCGACGGATGCCGCCGAGGCAATGTCGCATGCGTAGCCCTTCACGTTCGGGCCAAGCTCCGCGGCGGCCTTGTCGGCGGCTTCCTGGCTGCGCCCGCAGATGGCGACGCGCGCGCCCAGCTCGGCGAATCGGGCGGCGCAGGCGCGGCCGATCCCGCGGGTGCCCCCGGTTACCAGTACAACAGCATCCTTCAGGTTGCTCATGCTTTTTGTGCTCCTCGCGCCGCCGCCGCATGCCGCGGGCGTGTCGATTTCGGGTTGGTTGACGATCGATTGTGTAAACTTGCCCCGAATGCGCGGCCGCCGCTATTCGCCGCCGGATTCGGCCAGCTTGTCGACGTCCGAGACCATGCCGGCGCAACGGACGGAGGGGGCGCCTTCCATGCGGCGCGCAAGCCCGCGGAGCACATTGCCCGGGCCGACCTCGATCGCGGGCCTCGGGCCGATTTCCGCCATGACTTCGGTCCAGCGCACGGGGGAGTAGAGCTGTTCGGCGAGCAGTGTGCGGATGGTTTCCGCTTCGGTCACCTGGCTGGCCGTTACGGACGAAATGAACGGAATTCGGGGGTTCTGGAACGGCGCATAGGCCAGGGCTTCGGCAAATTTATTGGCCGCGCTCTCCATCAGGTCCGAGTGGAACGGGCCGGAGACGGGCAGCGGGACCACCCGCTTGGCCCCGGCGTCGATCAGGGCGGGGCCCGCCGCTTCGACGCCGGCCTTTGTGCCGCTGATAATGGTCTGCCCGGGCCCGTTGAAATTGGCCACCTGAACGCCCTTGGGAAGGAATTCCTCGATCCGGTCGGCGTCCATGCCCATCACCGCGGCCATGGCTCCCTCGGGGACGTTCTCGCTCATCAGGCGCGCCCGCACGAGGGTAAGGCGGAAGGCCTCTTCGAAGTCCAGCGCCCCGGCGATGACCAGCGCGGGAATCTCGCCGAGCGAGTGGCCGGCGCAGCCTTCGGGCGCGTATCCCTTTTCCATGAGGTGGCGCGCAATGGCCACTTCCACGGCCAGCAGGCCCGGCTGGGCGATACGGGTGTGATTGATTTCTTCGGGCGCGCCGGTGAAGAGGATATGCAGCAGGTCGCCATCGGGGAAGAGCGCGTTCGCCTCGTCGAGCACCGATTTGGCCGTGGCGGATCGCTCGTAAAAATCCTGGCCCATGGCCTGCTTCTGGCTGCCCTGCCCCGGAAAAAGGAAAAAGCTCATGGGTTCGGAGTCTCCGCGAAGTCCATTTCGTCCTTCATTTCGCGCTCGACGCTCCGGAGTTCCTCGATGCCTTCGGCAATGTGGAAGTTCAGCTTGTTCTCGAAGGCGACCTGGGCCCCCCGGATCGCATTGGCCACACCCGTCGAATTGGAGGAGCCGTGAATGATGATGGCGATGCCGTTCACGCCGAGCAGCGGGGCGCCGGGCGATTCATTCGGGTCGACTTTCGCCTTGATGGCGAGCAACGACTTGCGGGCGATCATCGCGGCAATCTTGTTCATGGAGGAGCCTTCAAACTCCTCCCTGAGCAGGTTTCCGGTGAGGCGCGCGACCGCTTCGGCGGTTTTCAGCAGGAGGTTGCCGTTGAAGCCGTCGCAAACCACGACATCGGCGTCGCCGTTAAACATGGCCTTGGGCTCGATGTTCCCGATGAAGTTGATATGGGGCGCGGCGGTGAGATTGCGGTGCACCACCTTGGCGACATGGCTGCCCTTCGCGCTTTCCTCGCCGATATTCAGGAGGCCGACGCGGGGTTTCTCCACGCCGAGCGCGTATCGCGAATAGGCATAGCCCATTTCCGCGAACTCGCAGAGGTGCCGCTCGTTGCAGTCGACATTGGCCCCGATATCCAGCAGCAGCACGCGCCCGGTGGTCGTGGGGAAGGTGCCGCAAATCGCGGAACGCGAGACTCCGCGCATCGGTCCGAGGACCATGCGCGCGGCGACGTGCACCGCCCCGGTGTTGCCGGCGCTCACGATCGCGTCGGCGTCTCCGTTCTTGACCAGACGCATGCCGACCAGCAGGGAAGAGTCCCTTTTCTGGCGGATCGCCTGGCCCGGCGAATCGTGCATGGTGATCGCTTCGGATGCATGGACAATCGAGATGCTGCCGTGCTTGCCGTGTTCGGCGAGCTTCTCCCGGAGGATATTTTCGTCTCCCACGAGCACGATCTCGACATCGCTGTCCAGGCTTGCGGCTACGGCCCCCTCGATTTCGACATCGGGGGCGTTGTCGGAACCCATGGCATCTACAGCGATTCGCATGAAGCAGTCTCCGCGTGGATGCGTGCGATTAGTCTTCTTCGACGTTGACGACGAGGCGGTCCTTGTAATGCCCGCACTTCGGGCAGACCCGGTGCGTGGGAATGCGCTCGCCGCAGCTCGGGCACTCCACCAGGTTTACGGGTGTGAGCGCATGGTGGGAACGGCGCATGTTCTTCTTGGCTTTACCCGTTCGTCTCTTTGGTACTGGCACGGTCTCTACTCCTCTAGGCCCGATCCGGAAGGTCGGGGAAGATATCCTTCAATCCCGCGAAGCCGCTGTTGTTCGCGGGGCGTTCCTCGTCTGACTCCACTATACAGGCGCAGCGCTCCGCGTTACGGTTTACGCCGCACACCGGGCACAGGCCCAGGCAGTCCTCCCGGCAGAGGAACTTCACCGGAAGGGCCAGGGCGACCTCGTCCCACACGGGGCGGGCGAGATCGATGGTGAGCCCGTCAAATGTAAATACGCCATACGCCTCCTCCTCCGCCATTTCCGCGCCCTCCACGGCCGACTCCCGGGCGGGGCCTTCTTCAAAGGTCCAGACCACCGGCAGCGAAACGGGGAATTCGGCCATTTCGAGGCAGCGGTCGCAGGGATGGAAGAAAACGGCCTCGACCACGCCCTGAAACAGGTACTGCCCGACCATGGGGGTGAGGTCGCCGCGCACCACCACCGGGCCCAGCGGAATTGGGGCGATATCGGCGGGTTGCACGGCTTCCGCGGGGACTGTCACATCGACGTGAAGGCCCGACCCGGCTATCGCGGTTACTGGGATCTCAAGGGTTGCCACGAGCCGACCACCTTCCCTAAGGCGCAGAAAGGCCAAAGTTTAGCAAACGCCGCGCGGGACAGTCAATTCTTTGCGGCATTCATTTTTCGGGCGTCGCGCCGGCCTCGATTGGGACGGTGTAGCCCGCCGATGGCATCAGGATACAGGCGGGCGCCGTGACCCCGTTTGCGGCAAGCCTGCGCCGCGCTTCCGCCAGGGCGTCCTCCAGGCTTGCCGACTTACGCCCGCCGAGCATGTGGACGTCGGCGTCCGTCATCTCTGTGAGAAAAAGGGTGTTTTTCGCCTTTTCCACAGTCGAGAGGGCGGTCTGGCCGTTGATTTCAGCGCGCGCGCGGAGGGCCGCAATGATCCGGTCGCGGGTTCCCAGGGCGAGCCACTCGGCGAATCGGTTGCCGCCGAGCCCTTCCGGCGCCGGCGCCGCCAGGATGATCACGCCGCCGGGGTTGAGCGCCTGCCAGGCGTTGTAGAGGGCCTTGTGGCTCTGTACGAAGTTTTTTGCGCCGCCCGCCGACGCAATCACCAGGTCGGCCCGTTCCCGCAGCGGCGCGCCATACAGGCTGCGGGCAAGATCGCAGGCCGCCCCGTGCGCCGCCGCCAGATCGCCGGCGAAGAGTCCCGCAATCTGCCCGTTCCGGTTCAACACGGTATTGATCAGGAAAAGATCCCGCCGGAATTGCGATCCCTCCAGCATATCCTCCGCGACGGGATTTCCACGTGTGCGCCCAATCGCGACGTCCGGGTTCAGGCGATCGGCGATGGGGTCCAGGTTCAACGCGTGGTTGGCCGCGATCGTGGCTTTGCCCGCGATGCCGGGCAGGATCGACTTGCGCCCGCCGCCGAAGCCGCCGAAATAATGGAAGACCACCGTGCCCGTTACGATGACGGCGGCGGCCTCGCAGGCGCGCCGGTTGAGATAGACCGGGGTCCCGCGCGACGTCGTTCCCGTGTTTACGAGGCCCGCCGGATTTTGCGGATCATGGTCGTACACGCGATCCCGGAACCGGGCGTAGACGGATTCGCCCAGGATCGCGCGGCGCTCGCCGTCCGTCGGGGGGCGGTGTGTGCCGGTGGCGAATAGAAACGCGATCCGGTCACCGGTAACGCCGTGTTCCTCCAGGTAGCGGATCAGGGGGGGCAAAAAGCGATCCGCCCGCGTCTGCCGGAAGCTGTCCGAGACGAGAATGAGCACCTCGCCGCGATCGGGCAGGGTTTCGCGCAGGGGCGCATTCAGGCCCAGCGGGGCTTCGAGCGCGGCGTACAGCGCGGCGTCCACATCTTTCAGGGGCGGCGCCTCCGATATGTCGAGCGGCGGGAGGGGGCGACCCCACGAAAGGTCCGCTTCGAGCACGCGATCGAGATAGGGAAGGGCGATTCGCACAGGGGTTCCGGGCGATCCATCGGGATCGGTTGCAATGGGGCGCGAAGAGTAAATTGACAGTCCAGTAGTGCGGCGAACCCGGCCCGCGGGCTATTCCAGCCCGTATTTCTTGATCTTGTACTGGAGCGTGGTCCGCTTAAGGCCCAGGTGTTCGGCCGCCTTCGTCTTGTTCCAGCGGAACCGTTCCAGCGCGCCCTGGATCAGGTCGCTTTCCAGGCGGTCCGTCCGCTCGATGAGGGAACCTTCGTTGCGGGACGGCAGCGCGATCGGTATATCCGCGGGAACCGTCTCCAGGAGGTGCGGCGGCAACTCGTCGCGCGTGATGCTGTCGGACTCCGCCAGGACGACGGCGCGCTCGATCGTGTTCTCCAGCTCGCGGACGTTGCCGGGCCAGTCGTAATTCAACAGGATCCCCATGACTTCGTCGTCGACCTCCACCACTTCCTTGCCAAGCTCCAGCGAGAACTTCCGCAGAAAGTGATCCACCAGCAGCGGGATATCGTCGCGGCGGTCCTTCAGCGCGCTCACCTCAAGCGAGAAGACATTCAAGCGGTAGTAGAAATCCTCGCGGAATTTCCCTTCAGCAATCGCCTCGCGCAAATCCCGGTTCGTCGCCGCCACGATACGCACATCTATTTTCAGTGGTTCCGCGCCGCCCACGCGCTCCAGCTCGCCCTCCTGCAACACACGCAGGAGCTTCGTCTGGATTGCCGGGTCGATCTCCCCCACCTCGTCCAGAAAGAGCGTGCCCGTGTGCGCTTTCTCGAAGCGGCCCTCGCGCCGCTGCTCCGCGCCGGTGAAAGCGCCCTTCTCGTGGCCGAACAATTCGCTTTCGAGCACCCCCGGGGCGAGCGCCGCGCAGTTGAGGGCCACAAACGGGTTGTCCCGCCGCGAACTCGCCTCGTGAATCGCCCGCGCGACCAGTTCCTTGCCCACGCCGCTCGGTCCTGTGATTAAGACCGAACTGTTGCTGGGCGCGATCTTGATGATCAGCTTCATCAGCCGGCGGATCTGCGCGCTCGCGCCGATCATGTGCTGCACCGACGGATGAATCCAGGTCTGCGCGGAGGAAGCTGCCGAATTCGCCCGCCCGCGGATCAGCTTCTGCACCTTGCGCTCGATATCCGCCAGGCGGAACGGCTTGGTCACAAAGTCGTAGGCGCCCAGGCGCATCGCTTCCACCGCCGTGTCGATCGTCCCGTAGGCCGTCACGATGATTACGCCCGTATCCGGTGACACCGCCTTCGCCGCCCGCAGAACATCCAGCCCCGTGCCCTCGGGCATGTTCAAGTCGGAGATGATCACGTCGAAATGGGACGCGCCGAGGCGCGCGATCGCCTCATTCCCGTTGGAAGCCGTCTCCACCGTGAATCCGCTGTCCGCGAATGCGGCGTGGAGCATCTGGCGCATGTTGGGCTTGTCGTCGACGACAAGCAGCCGGTGTTTCGATAGATCACTATTCACAAATTTCTCGCTTTATCGCCACAGATTACCCCACACGAAGGGTACCACGTACCGGTCCGATTCGCAACACACATCAGTCGGAAAACAGGTCGTCAAACTTGCGCGACGGCTTCTCGGACGAAGACAGCCACGAATCCAGCGACTCGGCCTCGGGCGTGCCCTCCGGCGTCGTTTCGCCCAGCAGCCCGTCCAGCGCGGACCGATCGCCCGGGCGCGCGCCCAACTGCTCGCCATCGTCTCGAAATTCGAACTCGTCGCAGAAGTTGGCCCGCGACTTGTCGGCCACTTTCTCCGTGTCCGGGATGTAGCACTCGTTCGGATACCCCTTGCGGTGAAAGCGGCAGTTCCTGCAAGAATGGAGGTAGGCGTCGCAGCGCGCGCAGGTTTCCTTGACGGCGGGCTGCCGGAGCGAGCTCTCCCATGGCTGCTGGCAATTGAAACAGCGGTGCATGACGGCCTCCAGACCGCTATAGCGTACGGCCCGCATATGGGAAGAATCAACCATTTGTGAATGCGGCCCCGCCGGGTTGGGCAATACGGGCGCCCGTGGGGTACAATGCCGCCGGGCCGCGCGGGATGCGCGCAAAAACGGAGCCAAGGGATACATGGTCGACGAAGAATTGCTCAAGATACTGGTATGTCCGGAAAACAAGACTCCGGTGCATCTGGCGGATGCGGAACTGGTGGCCCGGGTGAACGCGGCGATCGAGGCCGGGACGTTGAAAAACCGCGCGGGCGAGAACGTGGACACGGCCATTGAGGGCGGCCTCGTGCGCGAGGACCGGGCCTACCTGTACCCCATCCGGGAAGACATCCCCGTCATGCTGATCGACGAGGGCATCCCACTCGCACAGATCAACGAAGCCTAATGAGGCGGGGCCGTGAATCCGCGCTCCGCCTCGGGTTCTGAGCCGCGCCGTTACCCTTCGGGCTTGCCGCGCCGGGCGGTTCCCAGGCGCGCGCGGAGATAGTCCCACTCGCCCCGGATCCGCTGCCCGAGGGGCGTCAAGAGGACCTGGGCCAGCGATCGCGACAGTCCGTAGAAGCGCCCGTCGACCGTGAAGCACCAGGCGCGGCCCGCGCCGCTGAGCCGCGCGAGCAGATTGAGCCGCGGGCTATCGAACATCACGACGATATGGCCGCAACGGGCCCGCCGCAGACGCCGGACCGTCACCAGCGCGCGCTTCATGGCGCCAAGGCCGGTTGCGGGCGGCAGGCGCAGGAACTCATCCGCGACGCCGGCAATGGCGCCGGGCGGAAAGCCGGCCGGGATGGCGGCGATGATCGTTTCGGAGGGATAGACCGCCCGGATGCGGCGCAGCATGCGCACGTAGTGCGGGCCGCTGCTGTAGAACGCGCAGATGCGCTCTGGATTGCGCCGCTTCGCCATCTACCCGCGCCTCCGCACCTGTTCGAACACCGGGTAGTACTTCCGCAGAATGATCTGCGACCACGTGTATTCCTCGTCGACCCGGTCCTGCGCGGCGATCCCCATCCGCAGGCGCAGCTCGGGATTGTCCAGCAGGATTTCCAGCTGCTTGGCGAGTTCGCCGGCATCGCCGGGTTCGAAGAGGAAGCCCGTCTGCATGTGGGACACGATCTCCCGCAGGCCGCCTGTCCGGCTCGCGCAGACGGGCCGGCCCGTGGCCATGGCCTCAATCGCCACCATGCCGAACGGCTCTTCCCAGACGCTGGGCACGGCGCAGATGTCCGCCTGCCGGTAGAGCGCCGGGAGCGCGCCGTGGGCATGCCACCCGACCGCGGAGACAAAGGCGGGAACAGGCGTTTCTTCGGGCAGCGTGACCTGAATCTGGAAATCCCGGCGGTGGGCCCAGAGGCGCTCCCCGGCCTCGGCGAGCACGGCGTAGCCCTTGACCGGATCCTCGGCCCGGCCCGTCATCAGGATGTGCTTCTTGTCCCGGGGGCTCTTGCGCGCGGGCGGCTCGAAGCGAAACTGCGACACGTCCACGCCCCCGGGGATGATATGGATGGTTTCGCAATACCAGCTCAGGAGGTCCCGCATGGTCTCGTTGTAGACAATGGCGGCGCGCAGTTTCTTGAGGTAATCGCGGCAGGCGGAGACGTAGTCCGGCGCGTAGGCCCGCGCCGCCAGATACTCCTGCGCCCAGGCGTGGGGGCGGCCCGAACGGATGTCCGGCTTCAGGTGGTCAAGCGCGCAGGCGCGGCAGGCGTCCCGGTCCTTCAGGAAATGCAGCGGGCAGGGGGCGCCGTCCTTGTAGTGCAGAATATCGCGCAGGCAGGCCATTTCGTAGGCGTAGTAGCGCGCCACCAGCGGGTAGTCCGCCAGCGCGAGGCCCACGTAGGGCTTCATGAGAAAGCCGTCGCCCAGGAACACCACGTCGGGGCGCCACAGGTCGACCGCCTCCCGGATCAGGCGCGGCAGCGTCTTGCGGGTAAAATCCCGGCGCGCCCCGGAGACGCCCAGCACGGGAAAGGGCAGGGCGCCGGTCTGGATGGACCCGCGTTCCCAGGAATGGGGATCGTTGACGAAGACCACCTGCACGTCGTGGCCGAGCCGGTGGAGGCCCGACGCCAGGTTGTAGAGGTCCACGTCGGCGCCGCCGTGCGGGGGCCAGGAAAAAAGCAGGTCTACGAGGGCGATACGCATGCCGCCATCCCGTATCCCGAGCACATTTCACAAGAATTCAACGCTGTTTCCCCGTGCCGTACCACTGGCTGCCGCCGTGGTCCAGGTGCAGCACGCCCAGACCCTCCAGGCGCGTCTCCGGCCCGTAGCGATCGACGATGGACTTGCTGAACAGCCAGTCGGATCCCTCGAAATGATCCAGTTCCGCGTAGCGGATCTCGTCAAAGACGCGCCGGCGGAAACTCTGGCAAAAACCCGGCGGGTAGCCTTCCGATTCGCGGCGCCGGTACTCGGGCGCCGCTTCCTGGAGCGTAGTATAGCGATCCTGGGGCGCAATGTCGCCCAGCAGCACGCCCGCGGTCGTCTCCGCGTCCAGCATGTAGCGGCCCTCGGGCGCGGCGAATACGGTGGCCCCGGGCAGCGCGTCCAGGCGCGTGAAGCAGTCCGGCGGCAGCAGAATGTCGGCGTCGAGCAGCGTGATCCATTCGCCGGTGGCGAGCGCGGCGCATTCGTTGATCATGAAGCCCTTCGCCCGGTCGCGATCGGCTGTAAAGGGAATGCGCCGGATGGCCAGCGCCGGGTAGCGCGCCTCCAGGCTGTCCAGCACGTCGTCCGTTGCGTCGATCCCCGGAACGTAGCCCACGATAACCTCCAGCGCGCCCGGCGCCAGGCCTTCCTGATGCGCCAGACAAAGCAGGGCGGCCTGAAGACGCCGCGCAAAACGGGTGCAGACGATCACCACCGAATGCCGGGCGGGCGGCGTTTCCGCCGCGGTCGCGCCTTCCCAGAGTTGCACGGTCTGCGTCACGATCTGCCCGTCCAGATTTACTATCGCCAGACGCGGCTCGGCCACGCTTCCAATGCGCTCGGGAACGCGATCCGTATCCCGAAATCCCGACGGCGCCACGGGGATGTCGTCCCGCAGCAGCACGTAGCGCCCCGCGCGGTCCACATGCAGCGCCAGGGTGTGGCCCGGCGCAATCATCGGGCACACGATCCGCGCGTGGCGTCCAAACGCGAAGCCAATGCGCGCGGCGATGCCGCCGCCGAAGGTCGCCGAGAGCGTAAACGGCGGCGAAACGCGCGCCAGCGGCGTGCTCACCAACTCCCCGGTGGAAAAGGAGAACCAGCGGACGGACGCCGGCATCCGGTCCGTGAAATGGTCTTCGATGGCGTAGCTTTCGGCCGGAATTTCGCGGTCGGGCGGCGTTTGGCGCAGGGTGCGCCGCGCGTCCTCCACAAGCGCCCGCCGGTGCGCCGGCAGCACGCGCCGCGCCGCATCCACGGCGTCGTACCACGCGGGAGCCTTCGCGCGAAACGCAAGCGGGCCGGTAATCGCGTCGCCCGGTATCGCCGATATCGCGGCGCCGGGAAAGGCCTGCTTGAAGACTTCCGACGGCCCGTCGCAAATGAGCCGCATGCGGCATGCGGCGCAGGCCGGCCCCAGCATGCGCGCCTGGGCCGCCCGGTATTCCGCCAGCCGCGCCTCGAGCGCGCTGGTGTCTTCCGGCAGGGGTTCGGGCCGCGGGCGCCGGATCCCGATCCAGCGCGTAAGCTTGTGCAGGAACCACACCCGGAACAGCGCGGCGTTCCGCTCCAGGATCCACGGCAGCACCGCGCGATCAATGGCGTTGTGAAACGACGCGCCTTCGGAAATCGCGATCTCGACCGTCTGGCCGGCGCGCCGGGGGGAAAGCGAAATCAGACGGCGCGCGAATTCCAGCGCGCCCGCGTGGTAGTGCTGGTGATGGGCGAGGCGCTGCGGCGTGTTCGATATGTACGGCCAGAGGTCCTCGGGGACACGGCAAAAGGGCACATCCGCCAGGTGCAGCTCCGGGCCACCGTGGGCAAGCGCACGCAAGAGCGCGATGGCGGCGTCAAGCACCTGAGACGCGACCGGCGGCCCCGCCGAAAGGCCCGGGGCGAAGCCACCGCCGAAGTATACG
Protein-coding sequences here:
- a CDS encoding alkene reductase: MPENTDHPLLAPYDLAGMPLRNRVVMAPMTRARAGKTRVPNALMAQYYRQRSNAGLIITEATTISPQANGWVDSPGIYTGEQQAGWAPVVEAIHKAGSRVFLQLWHMGRASHSAFHEGAPAVAPSAIKINGDYIHTPQGKLPYETPRALELAEIPGIVEDYRRAAERAQAAGFDGVEIHAANGYLIDQFLQSKTNHRTDAYGGSLENRYRFLKEATDAVITVFPANRVGLRLSPNGVFNDMGSPDFRETFTYAASQLDSYGLAYLHIMDGLAFGFHDLGEPMTLREFRACFSGTLMGNCGYTQEQGEAAIRDGHADLVAYGRPYITNPDLVDRFANGWPLAPDADPKVWSAPGPEGYTDYPSYGAA
- the fabG gene encoding 3-oxoacyl-[acyl-carrier-protein] reductase, giving the protein MKDAVVLVTGGTRGIGRACAARFAELGARVAICGRSQEAADKAAAELGPNVKGYACDIASAASVDALVDRVTEDLGTIQVLVNNAGITRDGLLMRMKDDQWNEVIQTNLNGAFYACRAAAKSMLKARYGRIINISSVVGLRGQAGQTNYAAAKAGMIGFTKAYAQEVASRNITVNVVAPGYIATDMTAELGEKATAAITEQIPMKRVGTPEDIAFAVAFLAAPEAGYITGTTLSVDGGIGM
- the fabD gene encoding ACP S-malonyltransferase; this encodes MSFFLFPGQGSQKQAMGQDFYERSATAKSVLDEANALFPDGDLLHILFTGAPEEINHTRIAQPGLLAVEVAIARHLMEKGYAPEGCAGHSLGEIPALVIAGALDFEEAFRLTLVRARLMSENVPEGAMAAVMGMDADRIEEFLPKGVQVANFNGPGQTIISGTKAGVEAAGPALIDAGAKRVVPLPVSGPFHSDLMESAANKFAEALAYAPFQNPRIPFISSVTASQVTEAETIRTLLAEQLYSPVRWTEVMAEIGPRPAIEVGPGNVLRGLARRMEGAPSVRCAGMVSDVDKLAESGGE
- the plsX gene encoding phosphate acyltransferase PlsX translates to MRIAVDAMGSDNAPDVEIEGAVAASLDSDVEIVLVGDENILREKLAEHGKHGSISIVHASEAITMHDSPGQAIRQKRDSSLLVGMRLVKNGDADAIVSAGNTGAVHVAARMVLGPMRGVSRSAICGTFPTTTGRVLLLDIGANVDCNERHLCEFAEMGYAYSRYALGVEKPRVGLLNIGEESAKGSHVAKVVHRNLTAAPHINFIGNIEPKAMFNGDADVVVCDGFNGNLLLKTAEAVARLTGNLLREEFEGSSMNKIAAMIARKSLLAIKAKVDPNESPGAPLLGVNGIAIIIHGSSNSTGVANAIRGAQVAFENKLNFHIAEGIEELRSVEREMKDEMDFAETPNP
- the rpmF gene encoding 50S ribosomal protein L32, with the protein product MPVPKRRTGKAKKNMRRSHHALTPVNLVECPSCGERIPTHRVCPKCGHYKDRLVVNVEED
- a CDS encoding DUF177 domain-containing protein; amino-acid sequence: MATLEIPVTAIAGSGLHVDVTVPAEAVQPADIAPIPLGPVVVRGDLTPMVGQYLFQGVVEAVFFHPCDRCLEMAEFPVSLPVVWTFEEGPARESAVEGAEMAEEEAYGVFTFDGLTIDLARPVWDEVALALPVKFLCREDCLGLCPVCGVNRNAERCACIVESDEERPANNSGFAGLKDIFPDLPDRA
- the larA gene encoding nickel-dependent lactate racemase, with translation MRIALPYLDRVLEADLSWGRPLPPLDISEAPPLKDVDAALYAALEAPLGLNAPLRETLPDRGEVLILVSDSFRQTRADRFLPPLIRYLEEHGVTGDRIAFLFATGTHRPPTDGERRAILGESVYARFRDRVYDHDPQNPAGLVNTGTTSRGTPVYLNRRACEAAAVIVTGTVVFHYFGGFGGGRKSILPGIAGKATIAANHALNLDPIADRLNPDVAIGRTRGNPVAEDMLEGSQFRRDLFLINTVLNRNGQIAGLFAGDLAAAHGAACDLARSLYGAPLRERADLVIASAGGAKNFVQSHKALYNAWQALNPGGVIILAAPAPEGLGGNRFAEWLALGTRDRIIAALRARAEINGQTALSTVEKAKNTLFLTEMTDADVHMLGGRKSASLEDALAEARRRLAANGVTAPACILMPSAGYTVPIEAGATPEK
- a CDS encoding sigma-54-dependent Fis family transcriptional regulator, yielding MNSDLSKHRLLVVDDKPNMRQMLHAAFADSGFTVETASNGNEAIARLGASHFDVIISDLNMPEGTGLDVLRAAKAVSPDTGVIIVTAYGTIDTAVEAMRLGAYDFVTKPFRLADIERKVQKLIRGRANSAASSAQTWIHPSVQHMIGASAQIRRLMKLIIKIAPSNSSVLITGPSGVGKELVARAIHEASSRRDNPFVALNCAALAPGVLESELFGHEKGAFTGAEQRREGRFEKAHTGTLFLDEVGEIDPAIQTKLLRVLQEGELERVGGAEPLKIDVRIVAATNRDLREAIAEGKFREDFYYRLNVFSLEVSALKDRRDDIPLLVDHFLRKFSLELGKEVVEVDDEVMGILLNYDWPGNVRELENTIERAVVLAESDSITRDELPPHLLETVPADIPIALPSRNEGSLIERTDRLESDLIQGALERFRWNKTKAAEHLGLKRTTLQYKIKKYGLE